A section of the Streptomyces sp. CG1 genome encodes:
- a CDS encoding SpoIIE family protein phosphatase: MTGSGGEQVVRTRARLAALLADTSTGALGAAGGRVAGVYLRSGTPGLLRLAVIAGLPGQLFRPWWRLHVSRPFPVADAYRLGVQVVLANAAETVRRYPQFAAGLPFPFGSVHVPVPGGSEPLGVLTVLRPTAADSVDESLDLELLARLAEGLGAELLGLADGDARAVVWDGEPLCVRPPVSRPGQAVVARFDWDPVTCAVHVDDRLYGLLGLYPGDFAGTDAALADALAPKDADRILAALRDTAAGKPPATPLSVRGRDGAARLLDLWPTTEDGVVQQVGAVVFDPGPAACADGAADLLPQGVFCLDRLGLIVYVNQAAARLVGRERESLLGRPLWEAMPWLTGPRYDDHLRGALLSPEPVHFHVRRPARERGEAGVGEWLAVSVHPGEDLLTCTLVPASRIDTPVEPVVEEHVPEDTVPGGHSVEPLYRPIALAIALTDAVTARQVSAVVMQELLPAFGGRRLAIYLLQDRHLYLAWETGFPQGFLAPFEGVGLDARLPGVECLTTGRPLFFESMQQLPAAYPGIPLDADEGARAFLPLIASGRPVGSCILGFDRPRGFSTEERTVLTALAGLIAHAMERARRYDSEAALARGLQQALLPRRLSAHPRVETAGRYLPGTQGMDVGGDWYDVVEAGDGLALVIGDVQGHGVQAAATMGQLRSAVRAFALGDRPPDEVMSGTNRLLIDLDPGQFASCCYLRLDPATGLARIARAGHPPPLLRCPDGRTRLVDVPGGVVLGVDPQARYPVAELLLEPDAILALYTDGLVERPGADIDDGITALRLALAKAGAAAGRRGGRSLAGVADRLTAAARHATDRPDDVALLLAARRSTPVRHR; the protein is encoded by the coding sequence ATGACTGGGAGCGGTGGCGAGCAGGTGGTCCGTACGCGGGCCCGGCTCGCCGCGCTGCTGGCGGACACCTCGACGGGCGCGCTCGGTGCGGCCGGCGGCCGGGTGGCAGGGGTGTATCTGCGGTCCGGCACCCCGGGCCTGCTGCGCCTCGCGGTGATCGCGGGGCTGCCCGGTCAGCTGTTCCGGCCCTGGTGGCGCCTCCACGTCAGCCGGCCGTTCCCCGTCGCCGACGCCTACCGTCTGGGTGTACAGGTGGTGCTGGCGAACGCTGCCGAGACGGTGCGCCGGTATCCGCAGTTCGCGGCGGGCCTGCCCTTCCCGTTCGGGTCGGTGCATGTGCCAGTGCCGGGCGGGAGTGAGCCGCTGGGGGTGCTCACGGTGCTGCGTCCGACGGCGGCCGACTCGGTGGACGAGTCGCTGGACCTGGAGCTGCTCGCCCGGCTGGCCGAAGGGCTCGGTGCCGAGTTGCTCGGGCTCGCCGACGGGGACGCCCGCGCGGTCGTCTGGGACGGCGAGCCGCTGTGTGTGCGGCCGCCCGTGAGCCGGCCCGGGCAGGCCGTCGTGGCGCGGTTCGACTGGGATCCCGTGACCTGTGCGGTGCACGTGGACGACCGGTTGTACGGCCTCCTCGGCCTGTACCCCGGCGACTTCGCGGGGACGGACGCGGCGCTCGCGGACGCCCTGGCCCCCAAGGACGCGGACCGGATCCTGGCCGCGCTGCGCGACACCGCCGCCGGGAAGCCACCCGCAACACCGCTGAGCGTGCGGGGACGCGACGGCGCGGCGCGGCTGCTGGATCTGTGGCCGACCACGGAGGACGGGGTCGTGCAGCAGGTCGGCGCGGTGGTGTTCGACCCGGGTCCGGCCGCCTGCGCGGACGGCGCGGCGGACCTGCTGCCGCAGGGCGTGTTCTGCCTGGACCGGCTGGGTCTGATCGTGTACGTCAACCAGGCCGCGGCCCGGCTCGTCGGCCGGGAGCGGGAGTCGCTGCTCGGGCGGCCGCTGTGGGAGGCGATGCCGTGGCTGACCGGCCCGCGCTACGACGACCATCTGCGCGGCGCCCTGCTGTCCCCGGAGCCGGTGCACTTCCATGTCCGCAGGCCGGCCCGCGAGCGCGGGGAGGCCGGCGTGGGCGAATGGCTCGCGGTGTCGGTGCATCCCGGCGAGGACCTGCTGACCTGCACGCTCGTCCCGGCCAGCCGGATCGACACGCCGGTCGAGCCGGTCGTGGAGGAGCATGTCCCGGAGGACACGGTGCCGGGCGGGCACTCGGTGGAGCCGCTGTACCGGCCGATCGCGCTGGCGATCGCGCTGACGGACGCGGTGACCGCCCGGCAGGTGTCGGCGGTGGTGATGCAGGAGCTGCTGCCCGCCTTCGGGGGCCGGCGCCTCGCGATCTATCTGCTCCAGGACCGGCATCTGTATCTGGCCTGGGAGACCGGCTTCCCACAGGGGTTCCTCGCCCCGTTCGAGGGGGTCGGTCTCGACGCCCGGCTGCCGGGCGTGGAGTGCCTGACCACGGGGCGGCCGCTGTTCTTCGAGTCGATGCAGCAGTTGCCGGCCGCCTACCCGGGCATCCCGCTGGACGCCGACGAGGGCGCCCGGGCCTTTCTGCCGCTGATCGCCTCCGGGCGGCCGGTGGGCTCGTGCATCCTCGGCTTCGACCGTCCGCGCGGCTTCAGCACCGAGGAACGTACGGTCCTCACCGCGCTCGCCGGGCTGATCGCGCACGCCATGGAGCGGGCGCGGCGCTACGACAGCGAGGCGGCGCTCGCCCGCGGCCTGCAGCAGGCGCTGCTGCCCCGCCGGCTGTCGGCACATCCGCGGGTGGAGACCGCGGGCCGGTATCTGCCGGGCACGCAGGGGATGGACGTGGGTGGTGACTGGTACGACGTGGTGGAGGCGGGTGACGGGCTGGCTCTGGTGATCGGTGATGTGCAGGGGCACGGGGTGCAGGCGGCGGCCACCATGGGTCAGCTGCGCAGTGCGGTGCGCGCGTTCGCGCTGGGCGACCGGCCGCCCGACGAGGTGATGAGCGGCACCAACCGTCTGCTGATCGACCTCGACCCCGGTCAGTTCGCCAGCTGCTGCTATCTGCGTCTGGACCCGGCGACCGGCCTGGCCCGTATCGCCCGCGCAGGGCATCCGCCACCGCTGCTGCGCTGCCCCGACGGGCGGACCCGGCTGGTCGACGTCCCGGGGGGTGTCGTCCTCGGGGTGGATCCGCAGGCCCGGTACCCGGTGGCCGAGCTGCTGCTGGAGCCGGACGCGATTCTCGCCCTGTACACGGACGGGCTGGTGGAGCGGCCGGGTGCGGACATCGACGACGGCATCACCGCGCTGCGGCTGGCGCTGGCCAAGGCCGGGGCCGCCGCCGGGCGGCGGGGCGGGCGGTCGCTGGCCGGGGTCGCCGACCGGCTCACGGCCGCCGCCCGGCATGCCACCGACCGCCCCGACGACGTGGCGCTGCTGCTCGCCGCCCGCCGTTCGACTCCTGTGCGCCACCGGTGA
- a CDS encoding 2-phosphosulfolactate phosphatase: MRTEFTGISGTPTAPDVAVVVDVMRAFTVAAWAFRRGAERIVFAGTQQEALELKARHPGRLAFQDGAPVPGFDLANSPARLRSLDVRGRTVVQKTTAGTAGALAVADAGLLLCAGFVVAGATAEVLRRARPEAATFVVTGDGGRAEEDLACAEYIADRVHAADADPAPYLERARRSDAAARLADGVRRGWGGVHPEDVAMCLEADAFPFAMAAAREDGRLVLRAVSTGGAEPDRAEAAHPAG, translated from the coding sequence ATGCGGACCGAGTTCACCGGTATATCCGGTACGCCGACGGCCCCGGACGTGGCCGTGGTCGTCGATGTCATGCGCGCGTTCACCGTGGCCGCCTGGGCGTTCCGGCGCGGCGCCGAGCGGATCGTCTTCGCCGGTACGCAGCAGGAGGCGCTGGAGCTGAAGGCCCGTCACCCGGGCCGGCTCGCCTTCCAGGACGGCGCCCCGGTGCCGGGGTTCGATCTGGCCAACTCCCCCGCCCGGCTGCGTTCGCTGGATGTACGGGGCCGTACGGTCGTGCAGAAGACCACCGCCGGGACGGCCGGGGCGCTGGCCGTGGCGGACGCCGGGCTGCTGCTGTGCGCCGGCTTCGTGGTGGCCGGTGCGACCGCCGAGGTGCTGCGGCGGGCGCGGCCGGAGGCGGCGACCTTCGTCGTCACCGGGGACGGCGGCCGGGCCGAGGAGGATCTCGCCTGCGCCGAGTACATCGCGGACCGGGTGCATGCGGCCGACGCCGACCCGGCACCGTACCTCGAGAGGGCCCGGCGGTCCGACGCCGCCGCGCGGCTCGCGGACGGCGTGCGGCGTGGCTGGGGCGGTGTCCACCCCGAGGATGTGGCGATGTGCCTGGAGGCGGACGCCTTCCCGTTCGCGATGGCGGCCGCCCGGGAGGACGGCCGCCTGGTGCTGCGTGCGGTGAGCACCGGGGGCGCGGAGCCGGACCGGGCGGAGGCGGCGCACCCGGCCGGCTGA
- a CDS encoding PadR family transcriptional regulator produces the protein MTRAAFFVLTALADQPRHGYGILREVEELSDGEVQLRVGTLYGVLDRLAADGLIVLDREEVQQGRLRRYYRLTDDGVAALEAEAARMAAGAGAARQRIAEGRRAGARTAPENPAGLEPPTAPGLAGGYA, from the coding sequence ATGACCCGGGCGGCGTTCTTCGTCCTCACGGCGCTGGCCGACCAGCCGCGGCACGGCTACGGCATCCTGCGTGAAGTGGAGGAGCTGTCCGACGGTGAGGTGCAGCTGCGGGTCGGCACGTTGTACGGCGTACTGGACCGGCTCGCCGCGGACGGTCTGATCGTGCTGGACCGGGAAGAGGTCCAGCAGGGCCGCCTGCGGCGCTACTACCGGCTCACCGACGACGGCGTGGCGGCCCTGGAAGCCGAGGCCGCGCGGATGGCCGCCGGTGCCGGTGCCGCCCGGCAGCGCATCGCCGAGGGGCGCCGCGCCGGCGCCCGCACCGCCCCGGAAAACCCGGCCGGACTCGAACCCCCCACCGCACCCGGACTCGCGGGAGGCTACGCATGA
- a CDS encoding FAD-dependent oxidoreductase produces MPRPLRVAIVGAGPAGIYAADALLKSEVAAGPGVSIDLFERMPAPFGLIRYGVAPDHPRIKGIITALHQVLDKPQIRLFGNVDYPADISLDDLRAFYDAVIFSTGAMADRELSIPGIELDGSYGAADFVSWYDGHPDVPRTWPLEAEKVAVLGVGNVALDVARVLAKTADELLPTEIPPNVYDGLKANKAVEIHVFGRRGPAQAKFSPMELRELDHSPNIEVIVDPEDIDYDEGSIETRRGNKQADMVAKTLENWAIRDAGDRPHKLFLHFFESPVEILGEDGQVVGLRTERTALDGTGSVKGTGEFKDWDVTAVYRAVGYLSEKLPKLPWDIDSGTIPDEGGRVIEEGGTALQSTYVTGWIRRGPVGLIGHTKGDANETVANLLDDYANGRLHTPSSPAPEAVDAFLAEHEVRFTTWEGWYKLDAAERALGEPQGRERVKLVEREDMLRESGA; encoded by the coding sequence ATGCCGCGCCCCCTGCGGGTAGCCATCGTCGGAGCCGGCCCCGCCGGGATCTACGCCGCCGACGCCCTGCTCAAGTCCGAGGTGGCCGCCGGCCCCGGCGTGTCCATCGACCTCTTCGAGCGGATGCCCGCCCCGTTCGGCCTGATCCGGTACGGCGTCGCCCCCGACCACCCGCGCATCAAGGGCATCATCACCGCCCTGCACCAGGTGCTCGACAAGCCGCAGATCCGGCTCTTCGGCAACGTCGACTACCCAGCCGACATCAGCCTGGACGATCTGCGCGCCTTCTACGACGCGGTGATCTTCTCCACCGGCGCGATGGCCGACCGCGAGCTGTCGATCCCCGGCATCGAGCTGGACGGCTCCTACGGCGCCGCCGACTTCGTCTCCTGGTACGACGGCCACCCGGACGTGCCGCGCACCTGGCCGCTCGAGGCCGAGAAGGTCGCCGTGCTCGGCGTCGGCAACGTCGCGCTGGACGTGGCGCGCGTCCTCGCCAAGACCGCGGACGAGCTGCTGCCGACCGAGATCCCGCCGAACGTCTACGACGGTCTGAAGGCCAACAAGGCCGTGGAGATCCATGTCTTCGGCCGCCGTGGCCCGGCCCAGGCGAAGTTCAGCCCGATGGAACTGCGCGAGCTGGACCACTCGCCGAACATCGAGGTCATCGTCGACCCCGAGGACATCGACTACGACGAGGGCTCGATCGAGACCCGGCGCGGCAACAAGCAGGCCGACATGGTCGCCAAGACGCTGGAGAACTGGGCCATCCGCGATGCCGGCGACCGGCCGCACAAGCTGTTCCTGCACTTCTTCGAGTCGCCCGTGGAGATCCTCGGCGAGGACGGCCAGGTCGTCGGCCTGCGCACCGAGCGCACCGCCCTCGACGGCACCGGCAGCGTCAAGGGCACCGGCGAGTTCAAGGACTGGGACGTCACCGCGGTCTACCGCGCCGTCGGCTACCTCTCCGAGAAGCTGCCCAAGCTGCCCTGGGACATCGACTCGGGCACCATCCCGGACGAGGGCGGCCGCGTCATCGAGGAGGGCGGCACCGCGCTGCAGTCCACGTATGTCACCGGCTGGATCCGGCGCGGCCCGGTCGGTCTGATCGGCCACACCAAGGGCGACGCCAACGAGACCGTCGCGAATCTGCTGGACGACTACGCGAACGGCCGCCTGCACACCCCGTCCTCGCCCGCCCCGGAGGCCGTGGACGCGTTCCTCGCCGAGCACGAGGTCCGCTTCACCACCTGGGAGGGCTGGTACAAGCTGGACGCCGCAGAGCGGGCCCTGGGCGAGCCGCAGGGCCGCGAGCGCGTGAAGCTCGTCGAGCGCGAGGACATGCTGCGGGAGAGCGGGGCGTAA
- a CDS encoding NAD-dependent epimerase/dehydratase family protein, translating into MGGRAGTAVAVTGGSGFVGSHLVRRLLDRGYQVHVTVRNRADAPKVRPLWELQEAFPGRLELFEADLLTDGAFDVAFRDCAVVFHVASPFLMPERISDGRRDVVDPALLGTRHVVAAIERTPEVRTLVFTSTVGAIFGDYADVLAMDGQVLSERYFNTTSTVGNNPYHYAKTRAERAAWAAEAAQDRWRMVSVNPGLILGPSFTPASESGSLFLLDELFKGYFCYGAPDFSFTTVDVRDVADAHIAAAENPAAKGRYIVAAETMTSFHEMARIILARHPRDLRLPRTRLPHWPVRILGPSFGLTQDYIRGHLGIRFRVDNSRSVRELGLAYRPLEETLLDHYESRRVHRLRH; encoded by the coding sequence GTGGGCGGACGCGCGGGGACGGCCGTGGCGGTGACGGGCGGCAGCGGCTTCGTCGGCAGCCATCTGGTACGCCGTCTGCTCGACCGGGGCTACCAGGTCCACGTAACTGTACGGAACCGGGCCGACGCGCCAAAGGTCCGGCCGCTCTGGGAACTCCAGGAGGCGTTCCCCGGCCGACTGGAGCTGTTCGAGGCCGACCTGCTGACGGACGGTGCCTTCGATGTGGCGTTCCGCGACTGCGCGGTCGTCTTCCATGTGGCCTCGCCGTTCCTGATGCCGGAGCGGATCAGTGACGGCCGACGGGACGTCGTGGACCCGGCGCTGCTGGGCACCCGCCATGTGGTGGCGGCGATCGAGCGGACCCCGGAGGTCCGGACCCTCGTGTTCACCTCGACCGTGGGCGCGATCTTCGGTGACTACGCCGACGTGCTCGCGATGGACGGACAGGTGCTCTCCGAGCGGTACTTCAACACCACCAGCACGGTCGGGAACAACCCCTACCACTACGCCAAGACACGGGCGGAACGCGCCGCCTGGGCGGCCGAGGCGGCGCAGGACCGCTGGCGCATGGTGTCGGTCAACCCCGGGCTGATCCTCGGCCCCTCGTTCACGCCCGCGTCCGAATCCGGCAGCCTCTTCCTGCTGGACGAGCTGTTCAAGGGCTACTTCTGCTACGGCGCCCCCGACTTCAGCTTCACCACGGTGGACGTCCGCGACGTGGCCGACGCACACATCGCCGCCGCCGAGAACCCGGCGGCCAAGGGACGGTACATCGTGGCCGCCGAGACCATGACGTCGTTCCACGAGATGGCCCGCATCATCCTCGCCCGCCATCCCCGCGACCTCCGGCTGCCACGCACCCGGCTCCCGCACTGGCCGGTACGCATCCTGGGCCCCTCCTTCGGTCTCACCCAGGACTACATCCGGGGGCACCTCGGCATCCGCTTCCGCGTCGACAACAGCCGCAGCGTCCGCGAACTCGGTCTCGCCTACCGGCCGTTGGAGGAGACCCTGCTCGATCACTACGAGAGCCGGCGGGTACACCGGCTCCGCCACTGA
- a CDS encoding C40 family peptidase, producing the protein MAPESRDEVAQRDEVRQRINSLYDQAENATGTYNATRAMASVTRSRGVPSAGRPGRRPDPALDEFTRQWFDAARAKLGPTVPAVLPADRLPDRPAAPGRSRERMGGGLPYGTRAALGPGASARRPEALERAVDRVVAELTAGRATDPASLALAARESGRAALPASRRPELPSAGGESVDERLASVETAVLPLPALPAALDAPVQEAGAPPGTTAPSRPSPAASKANNQRKLAAASDVISRYAAQLVTYAATVQPAPAVTPAPPAPDTAVSLAPDTAAAPALVTDAALTPLTAVPSTITQAPSDFGTGQWEQPQWEAPAGTVTATPTADSWSAPTPSTPMAPTASAPMTSATDTGPLTPVTDSPETVRVAKAVAFARAQIGKPCVWGATGPDSYDCSSLTQAAWKAAGVTLPRAAHQQALAGAPVTLAGIEPGDLVLFFDDDRHVGLHVGGGMMVHAPGPGSSIREESIYGAGESAIHRIVRPA; encoded by the coding sequence ATGGCGCCGGAGAGCCGCGACGAGGTGGCGCAGCGGGACGAGGTTCGGCAGCGGATCAACTCCCTCTACGACCAGGCAGAGAACGCGACCGGGACCTACAACGCGACCCGGGCCATGGCGTCGGTGACGCGCTCGCGCGGCGTTCCCTCGGCCGGTCGGCCGGGCCGGCGGCCGGATCCCGCTCTGGACGAGTTCACCCGGCAGTGGTTCGACGCGGCACGCGCCAAGCTCGGCCCGACCGTCCCCGCCGTCCTGCCCGCCGACCGGCTCCCCGACCGCCCGGCAGCACCGGGACGCTCCCGGGAACGGATGGGCGGCGGCCTTCCGTACGGCACGCGGGCCGCCCTGGGTCCGGGAGCGTCGGCTCGGCGGCCCGAGGCCCTGGAGCGCGCCGTCGACCGCGTGGTGGCCGAGCTGACGGCCGGCCGGGCGACGGACCCGGCGAGTCTTGCTCTGGCCGCGCGGGAGAGCGGACGTGCGGCGCTACCAGCCTCTCGCCGTCCTGAACTTCCCAGCGCGGGCGGAGAGTCGGTCGATGAGCGCCTCGCCTCCGTCGAGACGGCCGTCCTCCCGCTGCCCGCGCTGCCGGCCGCCCTGGACGCCCCGGTCCAGGAAGCCGGGGCCCCTCCCGGCACCACCGCCCCGAGCCGCCCCTCCCCCGCCGCGTCCAAGGCGAACAACCAGCGCAAGCTCGCCGCCGCGAGCGACGTGATCTCCCGGTACGCCGCCCAACTCGTCACGTATGCCGCAACTGTTCAGCCCGCACCTGCCGTTACCCCTGCACCGCCCGCACCCGACACGGCCGTGTCACTCGCACCCGACACGGCGGCAGCACCCGCGCTCGTGACGGACGCAGCGCTTACGCCCCTGACGGCCGTACCATCCACGATCACGCAGGCTCCCTCGGACTTCGGGACCGGTCAGTGGGAGCAGCCGCAGTGGGAGGCACCCGCCGGGACGGTGACCGCGACGCCGACCGCGGACTCCTGGTCCGCTCCCACGCCCTCGACCCCCATGGCTCCCACCGCCTCCGCCCCCATGACCTCCGCGACCGACACCGGCCCCCTGACCCCGGTCACCGACTCGCCGGAAACCGTCCGTGTCGCCAAGGCCGTCGCGTTCGCCCGGGCCCAGATCGGCAAGCCGTGCGTGTGGGGTGCGACCGGGCCCGACTCGTACGACTGCTCCAGCCTCACCCAGGCCGCCTGGAAGGCCGCTGGGGTCACCCTGCCGCGGGCCGCGCACCAGCAGGCGCTCGCCGGTGCCCCGGTCACCCTGGCCGGGATCGAGCCCGGTGATCTCGTCCTCTTCTTCGACGACGACCGGCATGTGGGCCTCCACGTCGGCGGCGGCATGATGGTGCACGCGCCGGGCCCGGGATCGTCGATCCGCGAGGAGTCGATCTACGGCGCCGGGGAGTCGGCGATCCACCGGATCGTACGGCCCGCCTGA
- a CDS encoding DUF1996 domain-containing protein yields MLGGGGLVAANVYASASENWGDGTGANGAGHVLSAGMTTIDCPDVGSRLTAVPDTARPDVDRELALLDRQTAGAYQQLQQAGQSAAQDSGSVDDTIMNPLKEKRAAAIGRISDALDRAGQPPQGLDTLAACTLRPGADGKDNGGQATASTAPTATSTQGAQQNGTGQGGNGPVVSDYADITSVQPDAANPPQQADASRGSFTSDCGVNANGLFNSDNVIVAPGVSNGAHHFHDYVGNQGNNAFASDDDLAKAGTSCVDQGDKSSYYWPVLRLQNGAQERDAGSPGGGTEGNAGRIVTPKQVTLTFEGNPRGKVTAMPRLLRIITGDAKAFVNGPGNANASWSCTGYEDRQLKDKYPLCPPGSDVVRTFRFQSCWDGRNIDSANHRTHVAFTAPDGSCPAGFRAIPQLVQRLVYDVRAPSLQDGGRTVPLFAVDSFPEQLHKPVTDHGDFINVFDEHLMREMVDCINSGRTCGPGGDGSGTTPTPTASSGSGTTAAPGDGTTAQPGGTAPSPSSSAPAPSASQPSEQPRTDATTTPNRTSKQDHTAKSGQTQHRATREHRPTASAPSTPSTQSTGPTQSAESTQSAPAQPTAAGYVPPAAAQPQPQGTQGALAETGAHLWPAALGTLLAMSGLIMLLRARRLRY; encoded by the coding sequence ATGCTGGGCGGAGGCGGCCTCGTCGCCGCGAACGTCTACGCCTCCGCGAGCGAGAACTGGGGTGACGGGACCGGCGCGAACGGCGCCGGGCACGTCCTGTCCGCGGGCATGACCACGATCGACTGCCCCGACGTCGGCAGCCGGCTGACCGCCGTACCCGACACGGCCCGCCCCGACGTCGACCGCGAACTCGCCCTGCTGGACCGGCAGACGGCGGGGGCCTACCAGCAGCTCCAGCAGGCAGGGCAGTCCGCAGCACAGGACTCCGGCTCCGTCGACGACACGATCATGAACCCGCTGAAGGAGAAGCGGGCCGCGGCCATCGGGCGGATATCCGACGCCCTCGACCGGGCCGGGCAGCCCCCGCAGGGCCTGGACACTCTGGCCGCCTGCACGCTGCGCCCCGGCGCCGACGGCAAGGACAACGGCGGCCAGGCCACCGCCTCCACTGCCCCCACCGCCACCTCGACGCAGGGTGCCCAGCAGAACGGCACCGGCCAGGGCGGCAACGGACCCGTCGTCTCCGACTACGCGGACATCACCTCGGTACAGCCCGACGCCGCGAACCCGCCCCAGCAGGCCGACGCCTCGCGCGGCAGCTTCACCTCCGACTGCGGTGTCAACGCGAACGGCCTGTTCAACTCGGACAACGTCATCGTCGCCCCGGGCGTGTCCAACGGCGCCCATCACTTCCACGACTACGTCGGCAACCAGGGCAACAACGCCTTCGCCAGCGACGACGACCTGGCGAAAGCCGGGACGAGCTGCGTCGACCAGGGCGACAAGTCCTCGTACTACTGGCCGGTGCTGCGCCTGCAGAACGGCGCCCAGGAGCGGGACGCCGGATCCCCGGGCGGCGGCACGGAGGGCAACGCGGGCCGGATCGTCACCCCCAAGCAGGTCACGCTGACGTTCGAGGGCAACCCGCGCGGCAAGGTCACCGCCATGCCGCGCCTGCTGCGCATCATCACCGGCGACGCCAAGGCCTTCGTCAACGGACCCGGCAACGCCAACGCCTCCTGGAGCTGCACCGGTTACGAGGACCGGCAGCTGAAGGACAAGTACCCGCTGTGTCCGCCGGGCAGCGACGTGGTGCGCACCTTCCGGTTCCAGAGCTGCTGGGACGGCCGCAACATCGACAGCGCCAACCACCGTACCCACGTGGCCTTCACCGCCCCCGACGGATCCTGCCCGGCGGGCTTCCGCGCCATTCCGCAACTGGTCCAGCGCCTGGTCTACGACGTCCGGGCGCCGAGTCTGCAGGACGGCGGCCGTACCGTCCCGCTCTTCGCGGTCGACTCCTTCCCGGAGCAACTCCACAAGCCCGTCACCGACCACGGCGACTTCATCAACGTCTTCGACGAGCACCTGATGCGCGAGATGGTCGACTGCATCAACTCCGGCCGCACCTGCGGGCCCGGCGGCGACGGCTCCGGTACGACGCCGACACCGACGGCGAGTTCAGGTTCTGGCACCACGGCCGCCCCGGGGGACGGTACGACGGCGCAGCCCGGCGGCACCGCCCCCTCCCCCTCCTCCTCTGCCCCGGCCCCCTCGGCCTCCCAGCCCAGCGAGCAACCGAGGACCGACGCGACGACCACACCGAACCGCACCAGCAAGCAGGACCACACCGCGAAGTCCGGCCAGACGCAGCACCGAGCCACCCGGGAGCACCGCCCCACCGCATCGGCACCGTCCACCCCGTCGACGCAGTCAACCGGCCCGACCCAGTCCGCCGAGTCCACCCAGTCCGCCCCCGCCCAGCCCACCGCCGCCGGATACGTCCCGCCCGCCGCCGCGCAGCCCCAACCGCAGGGCACGCAGGGCGCGCTGGCGGAGACCGGTGCTCACCTGTGGCCCGCGGCCCTCGGCACCCTGCTCGCCATGTCGGGCCTGATCATGCTGCTCAGGGCCAGGCGGCTCCGCTACTGA
- a CDS encoding GNAT family N-acetyltransferase has product MTSVDARLCALRPEWPPAGYRCRSATTADVDALHHLVAAYERALHGRPTTGADQLAAELPLSGPRPESDTLLVHDDGGRLVGYCWVKGRRARVLVDPGHQRLGLGSGLLDWAETRARQAGSDRLALTVSDADHAAIALLRAGGYSRLVTEWLLEMALPHEPEVPDPPAGISVRPFRHGDEQAAYQLTENAFDEWQPRRKTYAEWAPLSVERATFLPAASPVAFAGDQMVGAVLSLDVPGHGEGYVERVAVRRDQRDRGIARTLLREAFRAFHRRGRAACTLWTHSGTGALSLYERLGMTVRRSSTVYCRALVTD; this is encoded by the coding sequence GTGACCAGCGTGGATGCACGCCTCTGCGCTCTTCGCCCGGAGTGGCCGCCGGCCGGCTACCGGTGCCGCTCGGCGACCACCGCCGATGTGGACGCGCTCCACCACCTGGTCGCCGCGTACGAACGCGCACTGCACGGCCGCCCCACGACCGGCGCCGACCAGCTCGCCGCCGAGCTGCCCCTGTCCGGTCCGCGACCGGAGTCCGACACGCTGCTCGTGCACGACGACGGGGGCCGGCTGGTCGGCTACTGCTGGGTGAAGGGGCGGCGAGCCAGGGTTCTTGTCGACCCCGGCCACCAGAGGCTGGGGCTCGGCAGCGGGCTGCTGGACTGGGCCGAGACCCGGGCCCGGCAGGCGGGCAGCGACCGGCTCGCCCTGACGGTCTCCGACGCCGATCACGCCGCGATCGCGCTCCTGCGGGCCGGCGGGTACTCCCGTCTGGTCACCGAGTGGCTGCTGGAGATGGCGCTGCCACACGAACCGGAGGTGCCCGATCCGCCGGCGGGCATCTCCGTACGGCCCTTCCGGCACGGCGACGAACAGGCCGCGTACCAGCTCACCGAGAACGCGTTCGACGAGTGGCAGCCACGGCGGAAGACCTACGCGGAATGGGCCCCGCTCAGCGTCGAACGTGCCACGTTCCTGCCGGCGGCATCGCCGGTGGCCTTCGCGGGCGACCAGATGGTCGGGGCCGTGCTGTCGCTCGACGTCCCGGGTCACGGCGAGGGGTACGTCGAGCGGGTCGCGGTACGGCGTGACCAGCGCGACCGGGGCATCGCCCGCACACTGCTGCGGGAGGCGTTCCGCGCCTTCCACCGCCGAGGCCGGGCTGCCTGCACGCTGTGGACGCACTCCGGCACGGGCGCGCTCTCGCTGTACGAGCGGCTCGGTATGACGGTCCGCCGCAGCTCCACGGTCTACTGCAGGGCACTCGTCACCGACTGA
- a CDS encoding flavodoxin family protein produces the protein MPTLLIVHHTPSPNCQALFEAVVSGATTPEIEGVRVVRRAALSATASDVLEADGYLLGTPANLGYMSGALKHFFDQIYYPCLDETRGRPFGYYVHGGNDVTGAVRAIETVTTGLGWRCAADAVTVTGEPGKADTEACWELGATVAAGLMPGA, from the coding sequence GTGCCTACCTTGCTGATCGTCCATCACACCCCGTCGCCCAACTGCCAGGCGCTGTTCGAGGCCGTCGTCTCCGGCGCCACCACACCGGAGATCGAGGGCGTCCGCGTCGTACGGCGGGCGGCCCTGTCCGCGACGGCCTCCGACGTCCTGGAAGCCGACGGCTATCTGCTCGGCACACCGGCGAACCTCGGCTACATGTCCGGCGCGCTCAAGCATTTCTTCGACCAGATCTACTACCCCTGCCTGGACGAGACCCGGGGCCGGCCGTTCGGCTACTACGTCCACGGCGGCAACGACGTCACCGGTGCCGTCCGCGCCATCGAGACCGTCACCACCGGCCTCGGCTGGCGGTGCGCCGCCGACGCGGTGACCGTCACCGGCGAGCCCGGCAAGGCCGACACGGAGGCGTGCTGGGAGCTCGGGGCGACGGTCGCGGCGGGCTTGATGCCGGGCGCCTGA